In Luteimonas viscosa, the genomic window GTTGCAGGCTGTTGAGCGCGGACAACGCGTCGACCCGCAGTCGCGTGCGTTCCCAGTTGGTCCGGCGCGGGGCGTTTCGCTGCAACACGCGCAGGGCCTCCAGCGCAGCCCTGGCTTCGTCGAGGCGCCGGGTGGGCGATTCCGGTTCGACCCGGCCCCAGCCGATGCGGCGGGCGATCGCGTCGCCCTGGATCCGCTCGATCTCGTGCGTGGCGAACAGCGCGGGACGCGCGGCGACGGCTTCGGAAGCGAGTATCGAACTGCCGAGATCGGCCAGCGTCAGCGCACGCAGGCGATACGCCTCGTCGTCACTCGGATCACGCGCCAGGCGGCGCTCGAGTGCCAGCAGGGCGGCAGCGTGGTGCTCGCGTGCCGATGGCGCGGCGCTACCGGGCGCCGGCGTGCGGGTCTCGCTGCCAGCCGACGTTTGTGCGATCACGGGCGCGCACAGGGCGGCAAGCAGGGCAAGCGGAAGCGGATGGAAGCCCGGGGCAGAACATCGTGGGGAGAGGGGCACTTGGATGGTTTCGAAAAAAGAAGTCTAGCGGCGTCGCGCCAATAACGTGACCAACGTCTCAGATTGGGGTGGAGCGTGACCGCGCAGGCGTCAACGTGATGTCGCGGCCGCGGTGCGCAAGCGCGTGTGATTCAGGTACGGGCGCGCGGTGCTGCCCATCCGTAGGCAAAGGCGGGCGTCTGCGCCACCTGCGTTCAGGAAACAGCACCCGGTGTGCATGCTTGCCTTGCATTCAGTTCTGGAGAGCCTGTGGGCCACGCGGCCCGCGTGACGCGCGGTTCGAGCCGAGACTGGATGCACGGCGACGGCCGCGTGGCGATCGGTGCAGCGCTCATGCCGCTCGCCGCGTCGCTGCCCGATCCGCTGCGCATCGGTCTCGCGTTCCGAATGCCCGGGGACTTCAACACGCTCGAGTGGTACGGCAAGGGGCCGCACGAAAGTTATCTCGACCGCCAGACGGGTGCCGCGCTCGGCCGCTGGACCTGCGCGATCGCCGACCAGCACCACGACTACATGCGCCCACAGGAAACCGGCAACAAGGTCGGCGTGCGCTGGTTCGCGGTGCGCGGGCAGAACCTGTCCACGCTCACCGTGCGCGGCGAGCAGCCGCTCTCGGCCAGCGTGCTCGCGTTCCGTACGAATACCTGGATCGTCGCCCGCCGGGCACGTCACGCAGCAGCGACATCGTGCCGCGCAGCGCAGCGACGTGTGTGTGGTGATCGATGCCGTGCAGAGCAGCGGCCTCGGCGGCACCGACAGCCGGAGCCCGCTGGGGCGACCGCTCGAGCGCTACCGCAGCCCGGTCGAGTCGCTGCAATATGCGTTCACGCTGGAGGCCTCGCCGCCTGTGCCCGCCATCCGCGACGTACGCGCGGCAACGGCCACCGGCAGCCCAGTCGTCGATTGACGCGGGGCAAGGGCGGCTCAGGGCGTTCTCGGGTTCGCTTCGCTTACCCGGGCTACGACGCCGTAGCCGGATAAGGCCGAAGGCCGCATCCGGGGAAAGCGCCGGTCTCCGCCATCGGCTGTTCGCTGACGTAGCCAAGCGTCCCGGGTGCGCTTCGCTTACCCGGGCTACGGCGCCGCGATGGTGCGCGTGCGCGGTGTCCAGTCGACGCTCAACAACGTCGTCTCGCAGGCACCCGGCAATAGCGCTACGGGTGTCTCCGTGGGGTTCACCGCAGGCGGTGAGCAGATCCGGCCAGGCGAGCATCCGAGCATCAGGGAAGGTGGAAGCGGGCCTCCTGCGTCTTGCCGCCGAACCCGTAGGCACTCGCGCGCACGTCGTCGATATGGATGTAGCTTTCCTCGTGCAGCTCCCCAAGCAAGCCTGCGAAGCCATCGAAAGCCTCGCGGATGTACTGCGCCTTCTGTTGCCTGGTATTGCTCTCGTCGACGATCTTGATGTCGAAATGGAAACTCCGCTTGCCCTGTTCGAGCAGGGTGCGCCCGCCGACGACCCAGTCGGCGGGATCGACGTACTCGACCACGATCGCGGTCAGTTCCGGCTTCTTGCCGAGGATACGCGTGGTCAGTTCCAGCAGCATGGCGCTGATGGCCCTGGTCGTGTCGGGAGATTTCGTGTCGCTGACCTTGACCTTGAGGATCGGCATGGCGGTTCCTTTGATTAGCTATGCAACTATATGGACGTGATGCAGGGATCGAATCGGCGGGTCACTCCAGCGAAGAACGAACCCTGCGGATCCTGGCGACGGCATCGCCGAAGTCCTCGTCGCCGAGGACGCGCTTGAGCTGGCGGGTCACGTTGCTGCTGGCCTGGTTGATCGCATCGCCGATGGCCAGCGCGGCAGAGGTGGGGTGGATGGACTGTCCACGACCGTCCGATGCGGAACCCTTGCGCACCAGCAGGTCCTTGGATTCCAGGCCGTCGATCAGCCTGGTCACGGTGGGGCGCGCGAGGGACAGCGTTTCCGCCAGCTCGAAAGGGGCCAGGCCCGGATGCTTCAGCACGGTCCGCAGCAGGAACGCCTGTGGCGGGGTCAGTCCGAACGGTGCGAACGCCGCCGACCATTTGCGTTCCAGCTGGCGGACCAGCGCCGATGTATTGAAATAGAGGCAACCTTCGAACATATGGGCACACTACGCCGATATGATTAGCTATGCAACTACATCGACGGAACAGGTTGTTGCGCCCTGGAGCGGACCATCGCTCCTGGCGAGATACTGCCTGCCCTCATCGGGCATCGCAGAGGCTGTTCCACCAGCCGGCCCTGGCTGGTGAAGCAGTGGATCAACAGCCGCAAGTCTGGGAAAGTCGCTGCTGACGAGGAGCCAGGATTTCCGGGGAGGACGCATGGGCAAGATGATCTGCGCGGTGCTGCTGGGACTGTGTCTGCATGCCCCGCACGCCGGGGCGCAGGTGCTGTGGGAGGGCGCGAGCTACGGCATGAGCCCGGCGCAGGTACAACAACGCTTTCCGCGAGCGCAGATGCCGGAGGTCCCGGACAAGCTGGCGGGTGGCGAGGTCGAAGGGCTGCGCCTGGCGGACGTGCGGATGGCGGGCCATGCGTTCACCGCATCGTTCTTCTTCGGGCACGACGGGCTCATGCAGGTCATGCTGGGGCTCGACGGGATGCCGGCGCAGGCCGACGGCATGCGGGCTTTCGAGGCGGTCGCCGGCGAGCTCGGGGCCGCGCACGGCAAGCCGCACTCCAGCGAATGGACGCATGCGCCGTTCCAGCGCAGGACCGCGCAGTGGATGGTCGATGGCGCCACGGTCAAGGTGTTCTACATGGACGTCGGCACGGCGTCGATCGTGAACGTGATCCACCAGGCGCGTGCGCCGGATGCGCCGCCCGGTCCGCGACTGCGGACGCCGACCGGATCGGGTCGGACGGGCGAGGCAGGGCGGCGGGGTGAATGAGCGTCCGGGTGGACAGGTTGCAGGGCCGGCGCCGAGGGGAGCACGGAAGTCGCCCGATGGAGTCAGGACGGAACCGCAACGTCAACGTCGACGG contains:
- a CDS encoding tautomerase family protein produces the protein MPILKVKVSDTKSPDTTRAISAMLLELTTRILGKKPELTAIVVEYVDPADWVVGGRTLLEQGKRSFHFDIKIVDESNTRQQKAQYIREAFDGFAGLLGELHEESYIHIDDVRASAYGFGGKTQEARFHLP
- a CDS encoding MarR family winged helix-turn-helix transcriptional regulator translates to MFEGCLYFNTSALVRQLERKWSAAFAPFGLTPPQAFLLRTVLKHPGLAPFELAETLSLARPTVTRLIDGLESKDLLVRKGSASDGRGQSIHPTSAALAIGDAINQASSNVTRQLKRVLGDEDFGDAVARIRRVRSSLE